A genomic region of Lasioglossum baleicum chromosome 16, iyLasBale1, whole genome shotgun sequence contains the following coding sequences:
- the Alg13 gene encoding alg13 UDP-N-acetylglucosaminyltransferase subunit, whose amino-acid sequence MTLSRKKVFVTVGTTTFDELIEIVLSADILEALSLKGYNELILQIGKSTLEPDCTPRNGFVRIEYFNLNPSILEYVKDADLIISHAGAGSILDALENGKNLIVVANNSLMHDHQLELAEQLYLDKHLYYGSCDTFLNVIRTMDFSRLRPYVNNKSEHIAEYINEIMGFSKKK is encoded by the exons TGTTACTGTCGGTACAACCACGTTTGATGAATTGATCGAAATAGTTCTTAGTGCAGATATTTTGGAG GCATTATCATTGAAAGGGTACAATGAGCTAATTTTGCAAATTGGCAAGTCTACCCTTGAACCAGATTGCACGCCGCGCAATGGTTTTGTTAGAATCGAGTATTTCAATTTGAATCCCAGCATATTGGAGTATGTGAAAGATGCAGATCTTATTATAAGTCACGCAGGAGCAGGAAGCATTCTGGATGCTcttgaaaatggtaaaaatctgaTCGTAGTTGCGAATAATAGTCTGATGCACGATCATCAGCTAGAATTAGCTGAGCAACTTTATTTGGACAAACATTTATATTATGGTTCCTGCGACACTTTCTTGAACGTTATCAGAACCATGGATTTCTCTCGGTTGAGACCTTACGTTAATAACAAAAGCGAACATATCGCTGAATACATAAATGAAATAATGggattctcaaagaagaaatGA